One Denticeps clupeoides chromosome 10, fDenClu1.1, whole genome shotgun sequence genomic window carries:
- the LOC114798064 gene encoding polypeptide N-acetylgalactosaminyltransferase 6-like, producing the protein MQHLSTKHIHLFTQGAANNILYETSAPLPLPPGQHFTPTARQCFFGFYSKADLKPNLQRPPDDPQSPGAFGRPYATDRLTPAELREKEEGLVRNQFNQFASDRISLHRSLGNDTRPPVCIDQKFRRCPPLPTTSVIIVFHNEAWSALLRTVYSVLHTAPAVMLKEIILVDDASTYDHLRSPLENHVRPLKIVRVLRQRVRKGLITARLLGAQEARGEILTFLDSHCECFHGWLEPLLARIDEEPTAVVSPKIVVIDQDTMGFQKPKPMVQAYKRGNFDWGLSFGWENIPEQALKRRKVETQPVRTPAFAGGLFSISRHFFEHIGGYDDQMEIWGGENIEMSFRVWLCGGQLEIIPCSVVGHIFRSYSPHSFPKGREVITRNLVRLAEVWLGKYKQIFYRVNKKAAEISELNMYGDISKRLKVKERLNCKNFSWYLENIYPEAFVPDLNPVLHGSLKNLYYGTCLDTGKKNPGGKPMVMNACLSGVGNQYFEFTVHQEVRHIVGWQLCLHATIEPQPVKAETCNYTGKGSVVAPQQEWTLTLLHPKAGYDTTVCLPAAYY; encoded by the exons ATGCAGCACCTttccacaaaacacatacatCTGTTCACCCAGGGCGCAGCCAACAACATCCTTTATGAGACCAGTGCCCCTCTGCCCCTGCCTCCTGGACAACACTTCACACCCACGGCCAGACAGTGTTTTTTTGGATTTTACAGCAAGGCTGACCTAAAGCCCAACCTGCAGCGGCCACCAGATGATCCCCAGAGCCCTGGGGCTTTTGGAAGGCCCTATGCGACTGACAGACTGACTCCTGCCGAactgagggagaaagaggaaggACTGGTCAGGAACCAATTCAATCAATTTGCCAGTGATCGAATTTCTCTTCACCGCAGTCTGGGTAATGACACGCGTCCCCCTGT ATGCATAGATCAGAAATTTCGTCGTTGCCCGCCTCTGCCCACGACTAGTGTTATTATTGTGTTCCATAATGAGGCCTGGTCTGCTCTTCTGCGTACCGTCTACAGTGTTCTGCACACTGCGCCTGCAGTCATGCTCAAAGAGATCATCTTGGTGGATGATGCCAGTACTTATG ATCATTTGAGATCTCCTCTGGAAAATCATGTCCGGCCCTTAAAAATTGTTCGTGTGCTGCGGCAGCGGGTGAGGAAAGGGTTAATTACTGCCCGACTGCTGGGAGCACAAGAAGCTCGTGGAGAAATCCTCACTTTCCTGGACTCTCATT GTGAGTGTTTCCATGGCTGGTTGGAGCCTCTACTGGCAAGGATAGACGAGGAGCCTACAGCAGTCGTAAGCCCTAAAATAGTGGTGATAGACCAAGACACTATGGGATTTCAGAAGCCTAAACCTATGGTCCAAGCATATAAGCGTGGCAACTTTGACTGGGGCCTGAGCTTTGGGTGGGAGAACATTCCGGAGCAAGCGTTGAAGAGACGTAAAGTTGAAACTCAACCAGTCAG GACCCCTGCATTTGCTGGAGGCCTCTTCTCCATTTCCAGACACTTCTTTGAACATATTGGGGGTTATGATGACCAAATGGAGATCTGGGGAGGAGAAAACATTGAGATGTCCTTTAGG GTGTGGCTCTGCGGTGGACAACTGGAGATCATCCCCTGCTCAGTGGTTGGTCACATATTTCGCTCCTACAGCCCACATTCCTTCCCGAAGGGGAGGGAGGTCATCACACGAAACCTGGTGAGGCTGGCTGAGGTGTGGCTGGGCAAATACAAACAGATCTTCTACCGTGTAAACAAAAAGGCAGCAGAAATCTCTGAGCTG AACATGTATGGTGACATTTCGAAGCGGTTGAAAGTCAAAGAGAGACTGAACTGTAAGAACTTCAGCTGGTACCTGGAGAACATTTACCCTGAAGCCTTTGTTCCAGACCTGAACCCGGTTCTTCATGGATCG CTTAAAAATTTGTATTATGGGACCTGTCTTGATACTGGCAAGAAAAACCCTGGAGGAAAACCTATGGTTATGAATGCATGCCTCAGCGGAGTTGGAAACCAG TATTTTGAGTTTACGGTGCACCAGGAGGTCCGTCACATTGTTGGGTGGCAGCTGTGCCTTCATGCCACCATAGAGCCACAACCGGTGAAGGCTGAAACCTGCAATTACACAGGCAAAGGCTCAGTGGTGGCTCCGCAGCAGGAATGGACCCTGACGCTGCTACACCCAAAGGCAGGTTACGACACAACCGTCTGTTTGCCTGCTGCTTATTATTGA